In a single window of the Drosophila albomicans strain 15112-1751.03 chromosome 3, ASM965048v2, whole genome shotgun sequence genome:
- the LOC117571835 gene encoding ensconsin isoform X6, which produces MRVFLSFALQVQNKKPIDFLFCCRHNIDIPFVFAFMENIPKRPESREGSAERKVSKDREEKLKYARDRQNEERQRKIEELRAQAEAAQKYREQKEEERRRRIEEIRVRDTEKRHQVEERKKAIIEAEKERREYILKKNQERESRIETKKRDRNSIAFAFGSSTPRLLDVPADYGLVSPSTFWSQRRSTSISNVAGASLSRRSSERELADSGAKKRASSSTDRHDEDIVDTSQNIMFRSVYRRKTDLMPTIPSPRDGHYGSRSSLSTTPRTPGRAYSMNRLDQLAQPIRRNGEHVRAIVERERRERELEMLDETASLGGGSGRRGHLSRGNSNRRAGSASVGSASGSSTAVGAMSRSMTHLAGGVGVGGGQQRERGKYSLGGGISTSFRPLGSTGQRDSSSRSGNVTPGGHGHLSGSRPGSAMSTSTTLSTSGLVPRRPGTASTRKPRPASIAGTGMSLEEINKLKRDQKPPVKTTSASPSTSTAQTTPKRTANLMSTSMIVTSSSTRMHSAEKKTPSKREPLLPKAASASKAQQPSRTASSERISRHAKESINKVPSVMSTSMIVTSTTTTTKSTAESAPAAAAPAPKANGVAKEQPEQDAEVPTAEVTAPAVSKAEKEALNTEQAEQEQQELVQLVEAKAQPEPVAQEEQPPAEPVVAHVEEKADEGNEKPTQEATVVAVAKKTSRNGSKENSEVRELTPPTTAAAPVAVAGLAVEGGNDLMTASMIAKKITTEEEAKAALAERRRLAREEAERQAELERQRVEAERLAELKAQEEEAERQRLFEEESTRLAEEQRRGEEERLRKAIEEAQQREEEEQRRREDEERQRIEREEAEKKAKEDAEKQRVEVAERLKREEKEREERRKRVEAIMSRTRKAGAAATPSKESSDAKAATAAAPKESDSNSSSSNNSTGGSPNSSSSTDAAPVAPVAVAPTAVAAPAAVAEPINSQAMYEQSVLDKENSLINSFSNMIIDENAKNLHPFDVSNGKLHVETTTTTGGGAAVVVPPVAVANGNGHIENVNNKNDINLLQDAVNPVAVSQLIDLSIESQQDLHINNNNNNNNNNSLLTSTAATTTLVTADSHENKDISLL; this is translated from the exons ATGCGTGTTTTTCTTTCCTTTGCCCTACAAGTGCAAAACAAGAAGCcgattgattttcttttttgctgccgacataatattgatattccttttgtatttgcattca tGGAAAACATACCCAAGCGACCCGAAAGCCGAGAGGGCAGCGCCGAACGAAAag TGTCCAAAGATCGCGAGGAGAAACTGAAATATGCGCGCGATCGACAGAATGAGGAACGACAAAGAAAAATCGAGGAGCTGCGGGCTCAAGCGGAGGCGGCGCAAAAGTATCGCGAACAAAAGGAGGAGGAACGACGACGTCGCATCGAGGAGATACGCGTGAGAGATACAGAGAAGCGGCATCAGGTGGAGGAGCGCAAAAAGGCCATCATTGAGGCCGAAAAGGAGCGACGTGAATATATTCTCAAAAAGAATCAG GAGCGCGAATCGCGAATAGAGACAAAGAAACGCGATAGAAATTCGATTGCTTTCGCTTTTGGATCATCGACGCCACGTTTATTGGATGTGCCGGCTGATTATGGCCTGGTATCGCCCAGCACCTTTTGGAGTCAGCGACG ATCAACATCCATATCGAATGTGGCGGGCGCCTCGCTCTCACGTCGCAGTTCCGAGCGTGAACTTGCCGATAGTGGTGCTAAGAAGCGTGCCTCATCCTCCACGGACAGACACGATG AAGATATCGTTGACACATCACAGAACATTATGTTCCGAAGCGTTTACCGCAGGAAAACGGACCTCATGCCGACAATACCCAGCCCCCGAGACGGGCATTATGGTTCGCGCAGCTCACTGAGCACCACGCCCAGAACCCCAG GACGCGCCTATTCGATGAACCGCTTGGACCAACTGGCCCAGCCGATACGACGCAATGGCGAACATGTGCGCGCCATCGTGGAGCGGGAGCGACGCGAACGTGAACTGGAAATGCTGGACGAGACGGCCTCCCTCGGCGGCGGAAGTGGAAGGCGTGGCCACTTGTCGCGAGGCAACAGCAATCGACGGGCTGGAAGCGCAAGTGTGGGCAGCGCCAGTGGAAGTTCAACGGCTGTGGGCGCCATGTCGAGGAGCATGACCCATTTGGCTGGTGGAGTTGGAGTAGGAGGAGGTCAGCAGCGTGAGCGTGGAAAGTATTCACTTGGTGGCGGCATCTCGACTAGCTTTCGTCCCTTGGGCAGCACTGGTCAGCGTGATTCCA gCTCGCGATCAGGGAATGTGACACCTGGCGGTCATGGACACTTGAGTGGCTCACGTCCAGGCAGCGCCATGTCCACATCCACAACGTTGTCCACATCGGGATTGGTGCCCCGACGTCCAGGCACAGCCTCCACACGTAAGCCACGGCCAGCCAGCATTGCCGGCACCGGCATGTCCCTAGAGG AGATCAATAAATTGAAGAGGGATCAGAAGCCGCCGGTGAAGACAACGAGCGCCTCGCCATCCACGTCTACAGCACAAACGACACCCAAACGAACCGCGAACCTGATGTCCACCTCAATGATTGTCACCTCCAGTTCAACGCGCATGCACAGCGCCGAGAAGAAGACGCCATCGAAGCGG gAGCCGCTGCTGCCTAAGGCCGCGTCCGCATCGAAGGCACAGCAGCCGAGCCGCACCGCCAGCTCGGAGCGCATCAGTCGACACGCGAAGGAGTCGATCAACAAAGTCCCTTCGGTCATGAGCACATCTATGATTGTTACCtccacaacaaccacaacaaaatcaacagctGAATCcgctccagcagcagctgcacccGCACCCAAGGCTAACGGTGTGGCAAAGGAGCAGCCAGAGCAAGATGCAGAGGTTCCAACAGCTGAGGTTACAGCGCCTGCGGTCAGCAAGGCCGAGAAGGAGGCTCTAAACACTGAGCAGGCGGAACAGGAGCAACAGGAGTTGGTGCAATTGGTGGAAGCGAAGGCACAACCAGAGCCAGTTGCACAGGAAGAGCAGCCACCAGCGGAGCCAGTTGTTGCCCATGTGGAGGAGAAGGCCGACGAGGGCAACGAGAAGCCAACACAGGAGGCAACAGTTGTCGCTGTGGCGAAGAAGACATCACGCAATGGCAGCAAGGAGAATTCAGAGGTGCGTGAATTAACGCCACCAACGACAGCCGCAgctccagttgcagttgctggaCTCGCTGTTGAGGGGGGCAACGATTTGATGACCGCATCGATGATTGCCAAGAAGATCACGACGGAGGAGGAGGCAAAGGCGGCATTAGCCGAACGACGACGCCTGGCCCGCGAGGAGGCCGAACGACAGGCCGAATTGGAGCGACAACGTGTCGAGGCTGAGCGCCTCGCCGAGCTCAAGGCCCAGGAGGAGGAAGCCGAACGTCAGCGACTCTTCGAGGAGGAATCCACACGTCTTGCCGAAGAGCAGCGTCGCGGCGAAGAGGAGCGTCTGCGCAAGGCCATCGAG GAAGCACAGCAGCGCGAGGAAGAGGAGCAGCGACGACGCGAAGATGAAGAGCGTCAGCGCATTGAACGCGAGGAGGCCGAAAAGAAGGCCAAGGAAGATGCGGAAAAGCAACGCGTCGAAGTCGCCGAGCGTCTCAAGCGTGAGGAAAAAGAGCGCGAAGAGCGACGCAAACGTGTCGAGGCAATTATGTCGCGCACTCGCAAGGCTGGCGCAGCTGCCACGCCCAGCAAG GAATCAAGTGACGCCAAGGCTGCGACAGCGGCGGCGCCCAAGgaaagcgacagcaacagcagcagcagcaacaactcgaCAGGCGGCTcacccaacagcagcagcagcacagacGCTGCTCCAGTTGCGCCCGTTGCTGTGGCACCCACAGCAGTGGCTGCTCCGGCAGCTGTTGCAGAGCCCATCAACAGCCAGGCGATGTATGAGCAATCGGTGCTGGACAAGGAGAACTCGCTGATTAACAGTTTCTCCAACATGATTATCGACGAGAATGCCAAGAACTTGCATCCGTTTGACGTGAGCAACGGCAAGTTGCATGTGGAGACCACGACAACAACGGGAGGAGGAGCTGCTGTCGTTGTGCCGCCCGTAGCAGtggccaatggcaatggccaCATTGAGAATGTTAACAATAAGAA TGACATCAATCTGCTGCAGGATGCAGTGAATCCAGTGGCCGTCAGTCAGTTAATTGATCTGAGCATTGAGTCACAACAAGATCtgcacatcaacaacaacaacaataataacaacaacaacagcttgcTGACAAGCACAGCGGCAACCACCACGCTAGTCACTGCTGATAGTCACGAGAATAAAG ATATATCGTTGCTGTGA
- the LOC117571835 gene encoding uncharacterized abhydrolase domain-containing protein DDB_G0269086 isoform X10, producing the protein MRVFLSFALQVQNKKPIDFLFCCRHNIDIPFVFAFMENIPKRPESREGSAERKVSKDREEKLKYARDRQNEERQRKIEELRAQAEAAQKYREQKEEERRRRIEEIRVRDTEKRHQVEERKKAIIEAEKERREYILKKNQERESRIETKKRDRNSIAFAFGSSTPRLLDVPADYGLVSPSTFWSQRRSTSISNVAGASLSRRSSERELADSGAKKRASSSTDRHDDHRRKSSSMYEVFNWGYSNDEPPKRFSLSIAANEINIDGPAAPNNPQKLISTTTTTTTPTAHRQNVATATAASHNNNNNYNNNSYRKGSRSGNVTPGGHGHLSGSRPGSAMSTSTTLSTSGLVPRRPGTASTRKPRPASIAGTGMSLEEINKLKRDQKPPVKTTSASPSTSTAQTTPKRTANLMSTSMIVTSSSTRMHSAEKKTPSKREPLLPKAASASKAQQPSRTASSERISRHAKESINKVPSVMSTSMIVTSTTTTTKSTAESAPAAAAPAPKANGVAKEQPEQDAEVPTAEVTAPAVSKAEKEALNTEQAEQEQQELVQLVEAKAQPEPVAQEEQPPAEPVVAHVEEKADEGNEKPTQEATVVAVAKKTSRNGSKENSEVRELTPPTTAAAPVAVAGLAVEGGNDLMTASMIAKKITTEEEAKAALAERRRLAREEAERQAELERQRVEAERLAELKAQEEEAERQRLFEEESTRLAEEQRRGEEERLRKAIEEAQQREEEEQRRREDEERQRIEREEAEKKAKEDAEKQRVEVAERLKREEKEREERRKRVEAIMSRTRKAGAAATPSKESSDAKAATAAAPKESDSNSSSSNNSTGGSPNSSSSTDAAPVAPVAVAPTAVAAPAAVAEPINSQAMYEQSVLDKENSLINSFSNMIIDENAKNLHPFDVSNGKLHVETTTTTGGGAAVVVPPVAVANGNGHIENVNNKNDINLLQDAVNPVAVSQLIDLSIESQQDLHINNNNNNNNNNSLLTSTAATTTLVTADSHENKDISLL; encoded by the exons ATGCGTGTTTTTCTTTCCTTTGCCCTACAAGTGCAAAACAAGAAGCcgattgattttcttttttgctgccgacataatattgatattccttttgtatttgcattca tGGAAAACATACCCAAGCGACCCGAAAGCCGAGAGGGCAGCGCCGAACGAAAag TGTCCAAAGATCGCGAGGAGAAACTGAAATATGCGCGCGATCGACAGAATGAGGAACGACAAAGAAAAATCGAGGAGCTGCGGGCTCAAGCGGAGGCGGCGCAAAAGTATCGCGAACAAAAGGAGGAGGAACGACGACGTCGCATCGAGGAGATACGCGTGAGAGATACAGAGAAGCGGCATCAGGTGGAGGAGCGCAAAAAGGCCATCATTGAGGCCGAAAAGGAGCGACGTGAATATATTCTCAAAAAGAATCAG GAGCGCGAATCGCGAATAGAGACAAAGAAACGCGATAGAAATTCGATTGCTTTCGCTTTTGGATCATCGACGCCACGTTTATTGGATGTGCCGGCTGATTATGGCCTGGTATCGCCCAGCACCTTTTGGAGTCAGCGACG ATCAACATCCATATCGAATGTGGCGGGCGCCTCGCTCTCACGTCGCAGTTCCGAGCGTGAACTTGCCGATAGTGGTGCTAAGAAGCGTGCCTCATCCTCCACGGACAGACACGATG ATCATCGACGCAAATCTTCGTCCATGTATGAGGTGTTCAATTGGGGCTATTCCAATGATGAGCCACCCAAGCGGTTCTCGCTCTCAATCGCTGCCAATGAGATAAATATCGATGGGCCAGCAGCGCCCAATAATCCACAAAAACTGATTTccactacaacaactacaacaacaccaactgcGCACAGACAAAATgtagcaacagcgacagctgcaagccacaacaacaacaacaactacaacaataactcATATCGTAAGG gCTCGCGATCAGGGAATGTGACACCTGGCGGTCATGGACACTTGAGTGGCTCACGTCCAGGCAGCGCCATGTCCACATCCACAACGTTGTCCACATCGGGATTGGTGCCCCGACGTCCAGGCACAGCCTCCACACGTAAGCCACGGCCAGCCAGCATTGCCGGCACCGGCATGTCCCTAGAGG AGATCAATAAATTGAAGAGGGATCAGAAGCCGCCGGTGAAGACAACGAGCGCCTCGCCATCCACGTCTACAGCACAAACGACACCCAAACGAACCGCGAACCTGATGTCCACCTCAATGATTGTCACCTCCAGTTCAACGCGCATGCACAGCGCCGAGAAGAAGACGCCATCGAAGCGG gAGCCGCTGCTGCCTAAGGCCGCGTCCGCATCGAAGGCACAGCAGCCGAGCCGCACCGCCAGCTCGGAGCGCATCAGTCGACACGCGAAGGAGTCGATCAACAAAGTCCCTTCGGTCATGAGCACATCTATGATTGTTACCtccacaacaaccacaacaaaatcaacagctGAATCcgctccagcagcagctgcacccGCACCCAAGGCTAACGGTGTGGCAAAGGAGCAGCCAGAGCAAGATGCAGAGGTTCCAACAGCTGAGGTTACAGCGCCTGCGGTCAGCAAGGCCGAGAAGGAGGCTCTAAACACTGAGCAGGCGGAACAGGAGCAACAGGAGTTGGTGCAATTGGTGGAAGCGAAGGCACAACCAGAGCCAGTTGCACAGGAAGAGCAGCCACCAGCGGAGCCAGTTGTTGCCCATGTGGAGGAGAAGGCCGACGAGGGCAACGAGAAGCCAACACAGGAGGCAACAGTTGTCGCTGTGGCGAAGAAGACATCACGCAATGGCAGCAAGGAGAATTCAGAGGTGCGTGAATTAACGCCACCAACGACAGCCGCAgctccagttgcagttgctggaCTCGCTGTTGAGGGGGGCAACGATTTGATGACCGCATCGATGATTGCCAAGAAGATCACGACGGAGGAGGAGGCAAAGGCGGCATTAGCCGAACGACGACGCCTGGCCCGCGAGGAGGCCGAACGACAGGCCGAATTGGAGCGACAACGTGTCGAGGCTGAGCGCCTCGCCGAGCTCAAGGCCCAGGAGGAGGAAGCCGAACGTCAGCGACTCTTCGAGGAGGAATCCACACGTCTTGCCGAAGAGCAGCGTCGCGGCGAAGAGGAGCGTCTGCGCAAGGCCATCGAG GAAGCACAGCAGCGCGAGGAAGAGGAGCAGCGACGACGCGAAGATGAAGAGCGTCAGCGCATTGAACGCGAGGAGGCCGAAAAGAAGGCCAAGGAAGATGCGGAAAAGCAACGCGTCGAAGTCGCCGAGCGTCTCAAGCGTGAGGAAAAAGAGCGCGAAGAGCGACGCAAACGTGTCGAGGCAATTATGTCGCGCACTCGCAAGGCTGGCGCAGCTGCCACGCCCAGCAAG GAATCAAGTGACGCCAAGGCTGCGACAGCGGCGGCGCCCAAGgaaagcgacagcaacagcagcagcagcaacaactcgaCAGGCGGCTcacccaacagcagcagcagcacagacGCTGCTCCAGTTGCGCCCGTTGCTGTGGCACCCACAGCAGTGGCTGCTCCGGCAGCTGTTGCAGAGCCCATCAACAGCCAGGCGATGTATGAGCAATCGGTGCTGGACAAGGAGAACTCGCTGATTAACAGTTTCTCCAACATGATTATCGACGAGAATGCCAAGAACTTGCATCCGTTTGACGTGAGCAACGGCAAGTTGCATGTGGAGACCACGACAACAACGGGAGGAGGAGCTGCTGTCGTTGTGCCGCCCGTAGCAGtggccaatggcaatggccaCATTGAGAATGTTAACAATAAGAA TGACATCAATCTGCTGCAGGATGCAGTGAATCCAGTGGCCGTCAGTCAGTTAATTGATCTGAGCATTGAGTCACAACAAGATCtgcacatcaacaacaacaacaataataacaacaacaacagcttgcTGACAAGCACAGCGGCAACCACCACGCTAGTCACTGCTGATAGTCACGAGAATAAAG ATATATCGTTGCTGTGA